The Scleropages formosus chromosome 11, fSclFor1.1, whole genome shotgun sequence genome window below encodes:
- the dis3l gene encoding DIS3-like exonuclease 1 isoform X1, with the protein MLKTEKVVVLRNSRRGHVRVVRELYLREQVPCFSSLCQGHCSNEGKVLPGDITHYVVPDAGVVRDFLEVLEFQELRGIVFTQTACQVVQHTRGRRQYNRLKSLLKDPRHDCVLFCNEFQLYSYCPREKGETQEKWHTRCVYRAAVWYHDHLAGLKPVVMITEDQHAVAEYNRLTSGVYVISTQEYLQSFWPDLQAAQELYISIAQVLQERESEGQEREYAEHLPAEVLEAGIKSGRYIKGTLKVNKHRAQQEAFVQADSSTKNTELSSDVLVWGMKQRNRAVHGDLVVVELLPRGEWKGRTIALTEAETGVEERTGEEQSQPMPTGRVVGILQRNWRDYVVTFPPWEEVQSQSRNSQRILVIPWDRRIPKIRISTQQAEALQEHRVIVRLDSWDSTSLYPNGHCVKVLGKSGELETEIQTILMENSIHVLPFSEAQLREMLLNSKENLWTVEAGEVAERRDLRTTHLVFSIDPQGCEDVDDALSVRILPEGVRLELGVHIADVTHFVRAGSLTDLEARSRATTYYLADRRYDMLPAVLSADLCSLLGNVDRYAMSVLWELDAKSLAVCKVWFGRTLIRSSYQLCYELAQSLLNNESVEVPELAQLGEVDKKKRLKELKTALEQLTKVARYLRTQRDRGGALELEGVEVRAQLDAEKNITALVPKQPLEIHETVAECMIYANHWVARKIQETFPQQALLRHHPPPCQEHFSQLMDSAKARGFDIDSCSNKALADSLDRAVDPHDPLVNRLLRMMATQAMSNAQYFSTGSCPLEQYYHYGLALKHYTHFTSPIRRYADIIVHRLLTAAIKLDKGMEPNETLASNKELEEIAQHINNKNRAAQQAQKQSIELFQCLYFKDKDPLTDQRCVAEAIIYAMRANGILVFIPRYGMKGPVYLKNRENQVVSLRNDGSCEWQAGMLQRYPDRICTITSNGIHAFSLFDHITVRISVQALRCHPDSLCLEVISDRLQEVAKLESLAAGKGRLELVQEVVRQAEAASQQVEEQERVPQLSKEEREYQQSKGPNLYCLLQEVRELALLDLSVCQGLGLGLQACIKSV; encoded by the exons ATGTTAAAGACGGAGAAGGTGGTGGTCCTGAGGAACTCCCGCAGAGGGCATGTCCGCGTCGTCCGGGAACTTTACCTCAGGGAACAAGTGCCGTGTTTCAGCTCTCTGTGCCAGGGCCACTGCTCCAACG AGGGCAAGGTTCTGCCAGGAGACATAACCCACTATGTGGTCCCGGATGCTGGTGTGGTGCGGGACTTCCTGGAAGTTCTGGAGTTCCAAGAGCTGCGGGGCATAGTTTTTACCCAGACCGCATGCCAGGTGGTCCAGCACACCCGTGGACGCAG ACAGTACAATCGACTGAAAAGCCTGCTGAAGGACCCTCGCCATGACTGCGTGCTCTTCTGCAATGAATTCCAGCTCTACTCATACTGTCCGCGAGAGAAGGGCGAGACCCAGGAGAAATGGCACACCAG GTGTGTGTACCGTGCAGCAGTGTGGTACCATGACCACCTGGCAGGCCTGAAGCCTGTTGTCATGATCACAGAGGACCAACATGCAGTGGCAGAGTACAACAGGCTGACCAGTGGAGTTTATGTCATCTCTACACAG GAGTACTTGCAGAGTTTCTGGCCAGACCTTCAGGCAGCCCAGGAGCTATACATCTCCATTGCCCAGGTGCTCcaggagagggagagcgaggggCAAGAGCGCGAGTATGCCGAGCACCTCCCTGCTGAGGTCCTAGAGGCGGGGATCAAATCGGGCAGGTACATCAAG GGAACTTTGAAAGTGAATAAACACCGAGCCCAGCAGGAGGCCTTTGTCCAGGCTGACAGCTCCACGAAGAACACGG AGTTGAGCAGTGATGTGCTGGTGTGGGGTATGAAGCAGAGGAATCGTGCAGTGCATGGTGACTTGGTGgtggtagagctgctgccacgTGGTGAGTGGAAGGGGAGGACCATAGcattgactgaagctgaaaCAGGGGTGGAAGAACGAACGGGAGAGGAGCAAAGCCAGCCCATGCCGACAG GTAGAGTTGTGGGAATCCTGCAGAGGAATTGGCGCGATTACGTCGTGACTTTTCCTCCATGGGAGGAAGTGCAATCACAGAGCCGCAACTCCCAGCGCATCCTGGTTATACCATGGGACCGCCGCATTCCAAAGATCCGCATCAGCACCCAGCAGGCTGAGGCCCTGCAG GAACACAGGGTGATTGTGCGTTTGGATTCCTGGGATAGCACATCTCTGTATCCCAATGGCCATTGTGTAAAGGTTCTGGGAAAGTCTGGGGAGCTGGAGACAGAGATTCAGACCATTCTGATGGAGAACAGTATCCATGTTCTGCCTTTCTCTGAGGCTCAG CTGCGAGAAATGCTGCTGAATTCGAAGGAAAACCTATGGACAGTAGAGGCTGGCGAGGTAGCAGAACGGCGGGACCTGAGAACCACTCACCTGGTGTTCAGCATCGACCCACAGGGGTGTGAAGATGTGGATGACGCACTGTCTGTGCGCATACTGCCTGAAGGAGTTCGGCTGGAGCTGGGTGTCCATATCGCTGATGTCACCCATTTTGTAAGGGCAGGGTCACTTACAGACCTAGAGGCCCGTTCCAG GGCCACCACATACTACTTGGCTGACCGGCGCTATGACATGTTGCCTGCTGTGCTAAGTGCTGACCTGTGCTCCTTGCTGGGGAACGTGGACAG GTATGCAATGAGTGTACTTTGGGAGCTGGATGCCAAATCATTGGCCGTCTGCAAGGTGTGGTTTGGCCGCACGTTGATTCGTTCCTCTTATCAGTTGTGTTACGAGTTGGCCCAGAGTCTGCTGAACAACGAGTCTGTGGAGGTTCCTGAGTTGGCCCAGCTGGGGGaagtagacaaaaaaaagaggctgAAGGAGCTGAAGACAGCCCTGGAGCAGCTTACCAAGGTGGCCCGGTATCTGCGGACCCAACGAGATCGAGGGGGTGCCCTTGAGCTTGAAGGAGTCGAGGTCCGGGCGCAGCTGGATGCCGAGAAGAACATCACAGCCCTGGTGCCTAAGCAGCCCCTGGAGATCCACGAGACGGTAGCTGAGTGCATGATCTATGCCAACCACTGGGTAGCACGCAAGATCCAGGAAACCTTCCCCCAGCAGGCTCTGCTGCGACACCACCCACCTCCCTGCCAGGAGCACTTTTCTCAGTTGATGGACAGTGCCAAAGCACGGGGCTTTGACATTGATTCTTG CTCCAACAAAGCACTGGCAGATTCGTTGGACCGGGCTGTGGATCCGCACGACCCTCTCGTGAACCGGCTGCTTCGAATGATGGCTACACAGGCAATGTCCAATGCACAGTACTTCTCCACCGGTTCCTGTCCACTGGAGCAGTACTACCACTATG GTCTGGCTCTGAAGCACTATACACACTTCACCTCACCGATCCGGCGCTATGCTGACATCATTGTGCATCGCCTGCTTACTGCTGCTATCAAACTTGACAAAGGCATGGAGCCAAATGAGACTCTGGCTTCTaacaaggagctggaggagataGCCCAGCATATCAACAACAAGAACCGG GCAGCTCAGCAAGCTCAAAAACAGTCCATAGAATTATTCCAGTGCCTGTATTTCAAAGACAAGGATCCCCTAACAGACCAACGCTGTGTAGCAGAAGCTATCATCTATGCTATGCGAGCCAATGGCATTCTGGTTTTCATTCCTCG GTATGGGATGAAAGGCCCGGTGTATCTAAAGAACCGTGAGAACCAGGTGGTGAGCTTGAGGAATGACGGGAGTTGTGAGTGGCAGGCTGGTATGCTGCAGAGATACCCAGATCGGATCTGCACCATCACCTCCAATGGCATACATGCATTCAGCCTATTTGATCACATCACT GTGCGGATCTCGGTGCAGGCGTTACGCTGCCATCCAGACAGCCTGTGCCTAGAAGTCATCAGCGACCGGCTCCAGGAGGTGGCCAAATTGGAAAGCCTGGCGGCAGGGAAAGGCAGGTtggagctggtgcaggaggtggTTCGCCAGGCAGAGGCGGCCTCCCAGCAGGTAGAAGAGCAGGAGAGGGTGCCCCAGCTTTCTAAGGAGGAGAGGGAATACCAGCAGAGCAAAGGGCCCAACCTGTACTGCCTTCTGCAGGAGGTCAGAGAGCTGGCACTGCTggacctgtctgtctgtcagggcCTTGGTCTGGGATTACAGGCTTGTATTAAATCTGTCTGA
- the dis3l gene encoding DIS3-like exonuclease 1 isoform X2, translating to MAEFIFILTRQYNRLKSLLKDPRHDCVLFCNEFQLYSYCPREKGETQEKWHTRCVYRAAVWYHDHLAGLKPVVMITEDQHAVAEYNRLTSGVYVISTQEYLQSFWPDLQAAQELYISIAQVLQERESEGQEREYAEHLPAEVLEAGIKSGRYIKGTLKVNKHRAQQEAFVQADSSTKNTELSSDVLVWGMKQRNRAVHGDLVVVELLPRGEWKGRTIALTEAETGVEERTGEEQSQPMPTGRVVGILQRNWRDYVVTFPPWEEVQSQSRNSQRILVIPWDRRIPKIRISTQQAEALQEHRVIVRLDSWDSTSLYPNGHCVKVLGKSGELETEIQTILMENSIHVLPFSEAQLREMLLNSKENLWTVEAGEVAERRDLRTTHLVFSIDPQGCEDVDDALSVRILPEGVRLELGVHIADVTHFVRAGSLTDLEARSRATTYYLADRRYDMLPAVLSADLCSLLGNVDRYAMSVLWELDAKSLAVCKVWFGRTLIRSSYQLCYELAQSLLNNESVEVPELAQLGEVDKKKRLKELKTALEQLTKVARYLRTQRDRGGALELEGVEVRAQLDAEKNITALVPKQPLEIHETVAECMIYANHWVARKIQETFPQQALLRHHPPPCQEHFSQLMDSAKARGFDIDSCSNKALADSLDRAVDPHDPLVNRLLRMMATQAMSNAQYFSTGSCPLEQYYHYGLALKHYTHFTSPIRRYADIIVHRLLTAAIKLDKGMEPNETLASNKELEEIAQHINNKNRAAQQAQKQSIELFQCLYFKDKDPLTDQRCVAEAIIYAMRANGILVFIPRYGMKGPVYLKNRENQVVSLRNDGSCEWQAGMLQRYPDRICTITSNGIHAFSLFDHITVRISVQALRCHPDSLCLEVISDRLQEVAKLESLAAGKGRLELVQEVVRQAEAASQQVEEQERVPQLSKEEREYQQSKGPNLYCLLQEVRELALLDLSVCQGLGLGLQACIKSV from the exons ATGGCAGAGTTCATATTTATATTGACAAG ACAGTACAATCGACTGAAAAGCCTGCTGAAGGACCCTCGCCATGACTGCGTGCTCTTCTGCAATGAATTCCAGCTCTACTCATACTGTCCGCGAGAGAAGGGCGAGACCCAGGAGAAATGGCACACCAG GTGTGTGTACCGTGCAGCAGTGTGGTACCATGACCACCTGGCAGGCCTGAAGCCTGTTGTCATGATCACAGAGGACCAACATGCAGTGGCAGAGTACAACAGGCTGACCAGTGGAGTTTATGTCATCTCTACACAG GAGTACTTGCAGAGTTTCTGGCCAGACCTTCAGGCAGCCCAGGAGCTATACATCTCCATTGCCCAGGTGCTCcaggagagggagagcgaggggCAAGAGCGCGAGTATGCCGAGCACCTCCCTGCTGAGGTCCTAGAGGCGGGGATCAAATCGGGCAGGTACATCAAG GGAACTTTGAAAGTGAATAAACACCGAGCCCAGCAGGAGGCCTTTGTCCAGGCTGACAGCTCCACGAAGAACACGG AGTTGAGCAGTGATGTGCTGGTGTGGGGTATGAAGCAGAGGAATCGTGCAGTGCATGGTGACTTGGTGgtggtagagctgctgccacgTGGTGAGTGGAAGGGGAGGACCATAGcattgactgaagctgaaaCAGGGGTGGAAGAACGAACGGGAGAGGAGCAAAGCCAGCCCATGCCGACAG GTAGAGTTGTGGGAATCCTGCAGAGGAATTGGCGCGATTACGTCGTGACTTTTCCTCCATGGGAGGAAGTGCAATCACAGAGCCGCAACTCCCAGCGCATCCTGGTTATACCATGGGACCGCCGCATTCCAAAGATCCGCATCAGCACCCAGCAGGCTGAGGCCCTGCAG GAACACAGGGTGATTGTGCGTTTGGATTCCTGGGATAGCACATCTCTGTATCCCAATGGCCATTGTGTAAAGGTTCTGGGAAAGTCTGGGGAGCTGGAGACAGAGATTCAGACCATTCTGATGGAGAACAGTATCCATGTTCTGCCTTTCTCTGAGGCTCAG CTGCGAGAAATGCTGCTGAATTCGAAGGAAAACCTATGGACAGTAGAGGCTGGCGAGGTAGCAGAACGGCGGGACCTGAGAACCACTCACCTGGTGTTCAGCATCGACCCACAGGGGTGTGAAGATGTGGATGACGCACTGTCTGTGCGCATACTGCCTGAAGGAGTTCGGCTGGAGCTGGGTGTCCATATCGCTGATGTCACCCATTTTGTAAGGGCAGGGTCACTTACAGACCTAGAGGCCCGTTCCAG GGCCACCACATACTACTTGGCTGACCGGCGCTATGACATGTTGCCTGCTGTGCTAAGTGCTGACCTGTGCTCCTTGCTGGGGAACGTGGACAG GTATGCAATGAGTGTACTTTGGGAGCTGGATGCCAAATCATTGGCCGTCTGCAAGGTGTGGTTTGGCCGCACGTTGATTCGTTCCTCTTATCAGTTGTGTTACGAGTTGGCCCAGAGTCTGCTGAACAACGAGTCTGTGGAGGTTCCTGAGTTGGCCCAGCTGGGGGaagtagacaaaaaaaagaggctgAAGGAGCTGAAGACAGCCCTGGAGCAGCTTACCAAGGTGGCCCGGTATCTGCGGACCCAACGAGATCGAGGGGGTGCCCTTGAGCTTGAAGGAGTCGAGGTCCGGGCGCAGCTGGATGCCGAGAAGAACATCACAGCCCTGGTGCCTAAGCAGCCCCTGGAGATCCACGAGACGGTAGCTGAGTGCATGATCTATGCCAACCACTGGGTAGCACGCAAGATCCAGGAAACCTTCCCCCAGCAGGCTCTGCTGCGACACCACCCACCTCCCTGCCAGGAGCACTTTTCTCAGTTGATGGACAGTGCCAAAGCACGGGGCTTTGACATTGATTCTTG CTCCAACAAAGCACTGGCAGATTCGTTGGACCGGGCTGTGGATCCGCACGACCCTCTCGTGAACCGGCTGCTTCGAATGATGGCTACACAGGCAATGTCCAATGCACAGTACTTCTCCACCGGTTCCTGTCCACTGGAGCAGTACTACCACTATG GTCTGGCTCTGAAGCACTATACACACTTCACCTCACCGATCCGGCGCTATGCTGACATCATTGTGCATCGCCTGCTTACTGCTGCTATCAAACTTGACAAAGGCATGGAGCCAAATGAGACTCTGGCTTCTaacaaggagctggaggagataGCCCAGCATATCAACAACAAGAACCGG GCAGCTCAGCAAGCTCAAAAACAGTCCATAGAATTATTCCAGTGCCTGTATTTCAAAGACAAGGATCCCCTAACAGACCAACGCTGTGTAGCAGAAGCTATCATCTATGCTATGCGAGCCAATGGCATTCTGGTTTTCATTCCTCG GTATGGGATGAAAGGCCCGGTGTATCTAAAGAACCGTGAGAACCAGGTGGTGAGCTTGAGGAATGACGGGAGTTGTGAGTGGCAGGCTGGTATGCTGCAGAGATACCCAGATCGGATCTGCACCATCACCTCCAATGGCATACATGCATTCAGCCTATTTGATCACATCACT GTGCGGATCTCGGTGCAGGCGTTACGCTGCCATCCAGACAGCCTGTGCCTAGAAGTCATCAGCGACCGGCTCCAGGAGGTGGCCAAATTGGAAAGCCTGGCGGCAGGGAAAGGCAGGTtggagctggtgcaggaggtggTTCGCCAGGCAGAGGCGGCCTCCCAGCAGGTAGAAGAGCAGGAGAGGGTGCCCCAGCTTTCTAAGGAGGAGAGGGAATACCAGCAGAGCAAAGGGCCCAACCTGTACTGCCTTCTGCAGGAGGTCAGAGAGCTGGCACTGCTggacctgtctgtctgtcagggcCTTGGTCTGGGATTACAGGCTTGTATTAAATCTGTCTGA